One region of Syntrophorhabdaceae bacterium genomic DNA includes:
- a CDS encoding acyloxyacyl hydrolase, with protein MKKRTLTFYLIALLLFSQAAFCPDKGRAEEGVRDVADRYGMAITGGNSYTPQNDISFVLLSGFALFDHEKVWGHKAPDGLRFKVETSLGTTTRPDKKLMTSANMFALYYLKSLAFKTFRPYLEGGIGIIYTDFQVEGQGLRFNFNPQVGVGVEFAAGPETTCLASLRLHHISNGGLNHDNRGINSVTLTLGRFF; from the coding sequence TTGAAGAAAAGGACGCTCACCTTTTATTTGATCGCCCTCCTGCTCTTCTCTCAGGCGGCGTTTTGTCCGGATAAGGGCCGCGCCGAGGAAGGGGTCAGGGATGTCGCCGACCGCTACGGCATGGCCATCACCGGAGGGAATTCCTATACCCCTCAAAACGATATATCTTTTGTGTTATTGTCGGGTTTTGCCCTCTTCGACCATGAGAAGGTCTGGGGTCACAAGGCCCCGGACGGGCTTCGGTTCAAAGTGGAGACCAGTCTCGGGACGACTACGCGACCCGACAAGAAACTTATGACCTCGGCGAATATGTTCGCCCTCTATTATCTCAAAAGCCTTGCGTTCAAAACCTTTCGCCCCTATCTCGAGGGGGGAATCGGCATAATCTATACGGACTTTCAGGTCGAGGGCCAGGGGCTCCGCTTCAATTTCAACCCCCAGGTCGGCGTGGGAGTAGAGTTCGCGGCCGGACCGGAGACGACCTGTCTGGCTTCTCTCAGACTCCACCATATCTCCAACGGTGGGCTCAACCACGACAACAGGGGGATCAACTCCGTCACGCTGACACTGGGCCGGTTTTTTTGA